In the Sphingomonas sp. LM7 genome, one interval contains:
- the trmD gene encoding tRNA (guanosine(37)-N1)-methyltransferase TrmD, translated as MTFAATILTLYPEMFPGPLGVSLAGRALREGLWRLDAVQIRDFATDKHRSVDDTPAGGGAGMVMRADVLAAALDSVPAGRPVLAMTPRGKTLTQQRVRALAEGPGVTILCGRFEGIDERLFEGREIEQVSIGDYILSGGEMAALTLLDACIRLIPGVMGAASSGMDESFETGLLEYPQYTRPAEWEGRTIPEVLRSGDHARIEAWRRAQAETDTRLRRPDLWERHEGARVSPPSGARRRK; from the coding sequence GTGACCTTCGCCGCGACCATATTGACCCTTTATCCCGAGATGTTCCCCGGACCCCTTGGCGTCTCGCTTGCCGGACGCGCGCTGCGCGAGGGGCTGTGGCGGCTCGATGCGGTGCAGATCCGCGACTTTGCCACTGACAAGCATCGCTCGGTCGATGACACGCCCGCGGGCGGCGGGGCAGGGATGGTGATGCGCGCCGACGTGCTCGCTGCGGCGCTGGACAGCGTCCCCGCTGGCCGGCCGGTGCTGGCGATGACGCCGCGCGGCAAGACGCTCACCCAGCAGCGCGTACGTGCTCTTGCAGAAGGCCCGGGCGTGACCATCCTGTGCGGCCGTTTCGAGGGGATCGACGAGCGGCTGTTCGAGGGGCGCGAGATCGAACAGGTCTCGATCGGCGACTATATCCTCTCAGGCGGCGAGATGGCGGCGCTGACCCTCCTCGATGCTTGCATTCGGCTCATTCCCGGCGTAATGGGCGCGGCTTCCAGCGGCATGGACGAGAGCTTCGAAACGGGGCTGCTCGAATATCCGCAATATACCCGACCTGCTGAGTGGGAAGGGCGCACGATCCCCGAAGTGCTGCGATCGGGGGATCATGCGAGGATCGAAGCCTGGCGACGTGCCCAGGCGGAGACCGATACACGGCTAAGGAGGCCGGACCTTTGGGAGCGCCATGAGGGCGCTCGGGTCAGTCCTCCCTCTGGCGCGCGGCGACGTAAATAG
- a CDS encoding VOC family protein, whose protein sequence is MPQPYIEHVNLTVSDPERMAGLLDQLFDWHVRWQGPARDGGRVIHVGDERTYLAVYTPAISLDPDVFAKGRPLNHVGILVDDLDDIERRVVAAGLEPFNHADYDPGRRFYFLDYDGTEFEIVSYA, encoded by the coding sequence ATGCCGCAGCCTTATATCGAGCACGTAAACCTGACCGTCAGCGACCCCGAACGCATGGCCGGGCTGCTCGACCAATTGTTCGACTGGCATGTCCGCTGGCAGGGGCCGGCGCGAGACGGGGGACGCGTCATCCATGTCGGCGACGAACGCACCTATCTCGCGGTCTATACCCCCGCGATCAGCCTCGATCCGGATGTTTTTGCCAAGGGGCGCCCGCTCAACCATGTCGGCATCCTCGTCGATGATCTCGACGATATCGAGCGCCGCGTGGTTGCCGCCGGGCTCGAGCCGTTCAACCATGCCGATTACGATCCCGGCCGCCGTTTCTACTTCCTCGACTATGACGGCACCGAGTTCGAGATCGTCAGCTACGCCTGA
- a CDS encoding type II toxin-antitoxin system VapC family toxin — translation MFMLDSNTCIDFVLARSEASRARVRRSYSNGLSIWMVTLGELRVGPRHPGADPEDERRLDLFVGTILVRPFDVRAAGEYGVLARSVGVKRRSFDRLIAAHARALSRTLVTRNEADFADVPGLKIENWTK, via the coding sequence ATGTTCATGCTCGACTCGAATACGTGCATCGACTTCGTGCTTGCGCGCAGTGAAGCGTCACGTGCGCGGGTTCGTCGCTCCTACAGCAATGGTCTCTCGATCTGGATGGTAACGCTGGGGGAGCTTCGGGTAGGGCCCAGGCATCCTGGAGCCGACCCGGAGGATGAGCGCCGTCTCGACCTTTTTGTCGGCACGATCCTGGTCAGACCGTTCGATGTGCGCGCTGCGGGAGAATATGGCGTGCTTGCGCGCAGTGTCGGTGTGAAGCGGAGGAGCTTTGATCGCTTGATCGCTGCACATGCTCGTGCGCTCAGTCGTACGTTGGTCACTCGCAACGAAGCGGATTTTGCCGACGTGCCTGGGCTGAAGATAGAGAATTGGACCAAGTGA
- the rplS gene encoding 50S ribosomal protein L19 → MNVIQTLEAEQIAKFNEAKKIPEFRPGDTLRVGVKVVEGERTRVQNYEGVCIARSNRGMGSSFTVRKISFGEGVERVFPLYSPNIEAIEVVRKGIVRRAKLYYLRGRTGKSARIAERRDVRPTEVAAAE, encoded by the coding sequence ATGAACGTCATCCAGACGCTCGAAGCCGAGCAGATCGCCAAGTTCAACGAGGCGAAGAAGATTCCGGAATTTCGCCCGGGCGATACCCTCCGCGTCGGCGTGAAGGTCGTCGAAGGCGAGCGCACCCGCGTCCAGAACTATGAAGGCGTGTGCATCGCGCGTTCGAACCGCGGCATGGGCAGCAGCTTCACCGTGCGCAAGATTTCGTTCGGCGAGGGCGTCGAGCGCGTCTTCCCGCTATATTCGCCGAACATCGAAGCGATCGAAGTCGTCCGCAAGGGCATCGTCCGTCGCGCCAAGCTCTATTATCTGCGTGGCCGCACCGGCAAGTCGGCGCGTATCGCCGAGCGCCGCGACGTCCGCCCGACCGAGGTCGCGGCAGCCGAGTAA
- the soxR gene encoding redox-sensitive transcriptional activator SoxR, translated as MNRGNELLTIGELAARTGLSVSAVRFYESKGLVHPIRTSGNQRRFLRADIRRVSFALIAQQLGFTLPQIAAELGKLPEGSAPSAADWKRISRGFRQVIETRVAQLQRTLDDLDGCIGCGCLSLKKCALYNADDRAAANGAGPRFILVSRKVALGLGDPE; from the coding sequence GTGAACCGCGGAAACGAGCTTCTGACGATCGGCGAACTGGCGGCTCGCACAGGCCTGTCGGTGTCGGCGGTGCGCTTCTACGAGAGCAAGGGGCTGGTGCATCCAATCCGCACGTCGGGCAACCAGCGGCGCTTCCTGCGCGCAGACATCCGCCGGGTCTCGTTCGCGCTGATCGCGCAGCAACTTGGGTTCACGCTGCCGCAGATCGCCGCGGAGCTTGGCAAGCTGCCCGAGGGAAGCGCGCCGAGCGCGGCGGACTGGAAGCGGATCAGTCGCGGCTTCCGCCAGGTCATAGAGACGCGGGTCGCGCAACTCCAGCGCACGCTCGACGATCTCGACGGCTGTATCGGCTGCGGCTGCCTGAGCCTGAAGAAATGCGCGCTCTACAATGCCGACGATCGCGCCGCGGCGAACGGTGCGGGGCCGCGCTTCATCCTGGTTTCGCGCAAGGTTGCGCTGGGGCTTGGCGACCCGGAGTGA
- the rimM gene encoding ribosome maturation factor RimM (Essential for efficient processing of 16S rRNA), with translation MTDRSVTLAAIIGAHGIAGEVRLKVFADDLTSYKSFNGGALTLKTARPGSNGTIARFAEISDRNAAEALRGTQLTVPRSALPPLADGEYYHVDILGLAAVSDAGDALGKVIAIDNYGAGDVLEVERPDGKRFMVPMQPEAVLEWDDTRLVITAGFAE, from the coding sequence ATGACCGACCGCTCCGTCACGCTCGCCGCGATCATTGGCGCCCACGGCATCGCCGGCGAAGTCCGCCTCAAGGTGTTCGCCGACGATCTTACCAGCTACAAATCGTTCAACGGCGGGGCGCTGACGCTCAAGACCGCCCGGCCGGGCTCGAACGGCACGATCGCGCGCTTCGCCGAAATCTCCGACCGCAACGCCGCCGAGGCGCTGCGCGGCACCCAGCTCACCGTTCCGCGTTCGGCGCTGCCGCCGCTCGCGGATGGCGAATATTATCACGTCGATATCCTCGGGCTCGCCGCGGTTTCGGACGCGGGCGACGCGCTGGGCAAGGTGATCGCCATCGACAATTACGGCGCGGGCGACGTGCTCGAGGTCGAGCGCCCGGACGGCAAGCGCTTCATGGTGCCGATGCAGCCCGAAGCAGTGCTCGAATGGGATGACACGCGGCTGGTGATTACCGCCGGCTTTGCCGAATGA
- a CDS encoding metallophosphoesterase, which translates to MSRIAVLSDIHGNLPALEAVVADAEVRGCTGFLNLGDSLSGPLWPAETAEFLIARDWPTIAGNHERQLQAPLARMNASDAFTRPLLSDAHLAWIAAMPATLALDGLFLCHGTPRNDVEHFLETVEPDGLRPATRAEIAERLGARREGLTLCGHSHIPGLQQLADGRKVANPGSVGLQAFHDDQPYPYVVESGDVRARYAIVEDGKIAFHAIDYAHASAAAKAEREGRSDWGRALATGKV; encoded by the coding sequence ATGAGCCGCATTGCGGTTCTCTCAGACATTCACGGCAATCTGCCTGCGCTCGAAGCGGTCGTCGCCGATGCGGAAGTGCGCGGCTGCACCGGCTTCCTCAATCTGGGCGACAGCCTGTCGGGGCCGCTATGGCCGGCGGAGACCGCAGAGTTCCTGATCGCGCGCGACTGGCCGACCATCGCGGGCAATCATGAGCGGCAATTGCAGGCGCCTCTCGCGCGGATGAACGCCTCCGACGCCTTTACCAGGCCGCTGTTGTCGGACGCGCACCTGGCCTGGATTGCGGCGATGCCGGCCACGCTGGCGCTGGACGGCCTGTTCCTGTGCCACGGCACCCCGCGCAACGATGTCGAGCATTTCCTCGAGACGGTCGAGCCGGATGGACTCCGCCCGGCGACGCGGGCCGAAATCGCCGAGCGACTGGGCGCGCGCCGCGAGGGGCTGACGCTGTGCGGGCATTCGCACATTCCCGGGCTCCAGCAGCTCGCGGACGGACGCAAAGTCGCCAATCCCGGCAGCGTCGGGCTGCAGGCGTTCCATGACGACCAGCCCTATCCCTATGTCGTCGAAAGCGGGGACGTGCGCGCGCGCTATGCGATCGTCGAGGACGGGAAAATCGCCTTTCACGCGATAGATTATGCCCATGCTTCCGCCGCCGCGAAGGCAGAACGCGAAGGCCGCAGCGACTGGGGGCGGGCGCTGGCAACGGGGAAGGTCTAG
- a CDS encoding NAD(P)/FAD-dependent oxidoreductase: protein MDDCIIIGAGPAGLTAAIYLARFHLKIRLFDCGSSRAALIPCTHNHAGYPDGISGKELLARMAEQAEKYGAERELAEVTALRTDDTGFVARVGERDYPARTILLATGVVNHRPKIDDALHAEALARGLLRYCPICDGYEVTDKRVGVIGTGERGTNEALFLRGFTADVTLVSPEAEHDLPDALAAQLDDAGIKRIDGPCGDYAIEGDQLAFDTAHGRLAFDSVYPALGSRIRSRLAIQTGARAAEDGCLEVDDHQRTSVPGLFAAGDVAKGLDQISHAMGEAGVAATTIRNLLAEQRPLRR, encoded by the coding sequence ATGGACGACTGCATCATCATCGGCGCCGGCCCGGCGGGGCTCACCGCTGCGATCTATCTCGCACGCTTCCATCTCAAGATTCGGCTGTTCGACTGCGGATCAAGCCGCGCCGCGCTGATCCCGTGCACGCATAACCATGCCGGCTATCCCGACGGGATCTCGGGCAAGGAGCTTCTCGCGCGGATGGCCGAGCAGGCGGAGAAATACGGCGCCGAGCGCGAGCTGGCCGAAGTCACCGCATTGCGCACCGACGACACTGGCTTCGTCGCGCGGGTCGGGGAGCGCGATTATCCGGCGCGCACTATCCTGCTCGCCACCGGCGTGGTCAACCATCGCCCCAAGATCGACGACGCGCTCCATGCCGAGGCGCTGGCCCGCGGGCTGCTGCGCTATTGCCCGATCTGCGATGGCTACGAGGTGACCGACAAGCGCGTCGGCGTGATCGGCACCGGCGAGCGCGGCACCAACGAGGCATTGTTCCTGCGCGGCTTCACCGCCGACGTGACATTGGTCTCCCCCGAAGCCGAACACGATCTTCCCGACGCGCTGGCGGCTCAGCTGGACGATGCTGGCATCAAGCGCATCGACGGCCCGTGCGGCGACTATGCGATCGAAGGCGACCAGCTTGCCTTCGACACCGCGCATGGGCGCCTAGCCTTCGACAGCGTCTATCCCGCGCTGGGATCGCGCATCCGCTCGCGCCTTGCAATCCAGACCGGTGCGCGGGCGGCGGAGGACGGATGCCTGGAAGTCGACGATCACCAGCGCACATCGGTCCCGGGGCTATTTGCGGCAGGCGACGTCGCCAAGGGCCTCGACCAGATCAGCCACGCGATGGGCGAAGCCGGCGTCGCGGCGACGACGATCCGGAATCTGTTGGCCGAGCAGCGTCCCTTACGACGCTAG
- a CDS encoding S9 family peptidase, giving the protein MRRWSLGLALAALGAPLMAGDAAAQVKDLTLERVFASPDLAGSAPLQPKLSPDGKYLTLLRNRADEKERYDLWAMDTATRQWRMLVDSKKVGTGAELSEAEKMQRERDRSIVGKTGIVGYDWAPDGKAILVPLDGELYLSTLDGQITRLTQEQGSKLNPVISPAGGYVSYVNDQNLVVGKLADGTPAKITQDGTGTVHWGEAEFVAQEEMSRFTGYWWSPGDRYIAVERFDEAPVGVVARTAIGASGTSTYQQRYPKAGTPNVLVDLYVMDPAGANKVKVDLGAETDIYLTRVDWAPDASALYVQRMNRDQTVLDVLKVDPATGKSSVLFSEKSGPTSWVNLSSAFTALKDRSLLWWSERDGHGHIYRWKAGKWTQLTKGDWEVFGDLVGVDEAKGRVFFLGNKDGVLERHLYSVDIKKPGAVTRLTEAGWWNKVTMDGAATRAIVSRSNTDQPSQVYLADAAGKRIAWVEENAVTKADHPYNAYLASHRERKFGTIKGPDGTELNWEMITPVLEPGKRYPVFFQHYGGPHSQTVSKGWGGALQQYLVDRGYIWFQIDNRGSANRGKVFEDAIFHAMGSVEVEDQVAGANYLKTLDYVDPAKIVTYGWSYGGYMTLKMLEGAPGVFAAGVAGAPVSRWELYDTFYTERYMGDPTKVPEAYKVSDTIGNAANIADPLLILHGMSDDNVVLDNTTAMAATLQKAKVPFEMMLYPGHTHRVSGPGISEHLWTTILNFLDRHTDQAKR; this is encoded by the coding sequence ATGCGTAGATGGTCGTTGGGATTGGCTCTGGCCGCGCTGGGAGCGCCGCTGATGGCCGGTGACGCCGCCGCCCAGGTCAAGGACCTCACGCTGGAACGCGTCTTCGCCAGCCCCGATCTTGCCGGCAGCGCGCCGCTACAGCCCAAGCTCTCGCCAGACGGCAAGTATCTGACGCTGCTGCGCAACCGCGCCGACGAGAAGGAGCGCTACGATCTGTGGGCGATGGACACCGCCACCCGTCAGTGGCGGATGCTGGTCGATTCTAAGAAGGTGGGGACGGGCGCCGAGCTTTCCGAAGCCGAGAAGATGCAGCGCGAGCGCGATCGCTCGATCGTCGGCAAGACCGGGATCGTCGGCTATGACTGGGCGCCGGACGGCAAGGCGATCCTGGTGCCGCTGGACGGAGAGCTCTATCTCTCCACCCTCGACGGCCAGATCACCCGGCTGACCCAGGAACAGGGCTCCAAGCTCAATCCGGTGATCAGCCCTGCGGGCGGCTATGTCAGCTATGTCAACGATCAGAACCTTGTGGTCGGCAAGCTTGCCGACGGTACGCCCGCGAAGATCACTCAGGACGGCACCGGCACGGTGCATTGGGGCGAGGCCGAATTCGTGGCGCAGGAGGAAATGTCCCGCTTCACCGGCTATTGGTGGTCGCCTGGCGACCGTTACATCGCAGTCGAGCGCTTCGACGAGGCGCCGGTGGGCGTCGTCGCCCGCACCGCGATCGGCGCGTCGGGCACCAGCACCTATCAGCAGCGCTATCCCAAGGCGGGAACGCCCAACGTGCTGGTCGATCTGTATGTGATGGACCCGGCCGGGGCGAACAAGGTCAAGGTCGATCTCGGCGCGGAGACGGACATCTATCTGACTCGCGTCGATTGGGCGCCCGATGCCAGCGCGCTCTACGTCCAGCGGATGAACCGCGACCAGACCGTTCTGGATGTGCTCAAGGTCGATCCGGCGACGGGCAAGTCGAGCGTGCTGTTCAGCGAGAAGTCCGGGCCCACGAGCTGGGTGAACCTCTCCAGCGCATTTACGGCGCTCAAGGACCGCAGCTTGCTCTGGTGGTCCGAGCGCGACGGTCATGGCCATATCTATCGCTGGAAGGCCGGTAAATGGACCCAGCTGACCAAGGGCGACTGGGAAGTCTTTGGCGACTTGGTCGGCGTCGACGAGGCCAAGGGCCGCGTGTTCTTTCTCGGCAACAAGGACGGGGTGCTCGAACGCCACCTCTATTCGGTCGACATCAAGAAACCCGGCGCCGTGACGCGGCTAACCGAGGCGGGCTGGTGGAACAAGGTGACGATGGACGGCGCGGCGACGCGCGCGATCGTCAGCCGCTCGAATACCGATCAGCCCTCACAGGTTTATCTCGCCGACGCCGCGGGCAAGCGCATTGCCTGGGTGGAGGAGAATGCCGTCACGAAGGCCGATCACCCGTATAACGCCTATCTCGCCAGCCATCGCGAGCGGAAATTCGGCACGATCAAGGGACCCGACGGCACCGAACTCAACTGGGAGATGATCACGCCGGTGCTTGAGCCGGGCAAGCGCTATCCGGTGTTCTTCCAGCATTATGGCGGGCCGCATTCGCAGACGGTGAGCAAGGGCTGGGGCGGGGCGCTCCAGCAATATCTGGTGGATCGCGGCTATATCTGGTTCCAGATCGACAATCGCGGCTCGGCCAATCGCGGCAAGGTGTTCGAAGATGCGATCTTCCACGCGATGGGCTCGGTCGAAGTCGAGGACCAGGTCGCCGGGGCGAATTATCTCAAGACGCTCGATTATGTCGATCCGGCTAAGATCGTCACCTATGGCTGGTCGTACGGCGGCTATATGACCCTCAAGATGCTCGAAGGCGCGCCGGGGGTGTTCGCCGCAGGTGTGGCGGGCGCGCCGGTCAGCCGCTGGGAGCTTTACGACACCTTCTACACCGAGCGTTACATGGGCGACCCGACTAAGGTGCCTGAAGCGTACAAGGTGTCGGACACGATCGGCAATGCCGCCAACATCGCTGATCCGCTGCTGATCCTCCACGGCATGTCCGACGACAATGTCGTGCTCGACAACACCACGGCGATGGCGGCGACGCTGCAAAAGGCCAAGGTGCCGTTCGAGATGATGCTCTATCCCGGCCACACCCACCGGGTGAGCGGGCCAGGTATCAGCGAGCATCTCTGGACGACGATCCTCAATTTCCTTGATCGCCATACCGACCAGGCGAAGCGCTGA
- a CDS encoding aspartate-semialdehyde dehydrogenase has product MGYRVVVAGATGNVGREMLNILAEREFPIDELAVLASSRSQGDEIDFGETGKKFKVQNIEHFDPTGWDMALFAIGSEGSALHAPRFAAAGCTVIDNASLYRMDPDVPLIVPEVNPEAIDGYKKRNIIANPNCSTAQMVVALKPLHDAAKIKRVVVATYQSVSGAGKAGMDELFEQSRNIFVGDPATPSKFTKQIAFNVIPHIDSFLDDGSTKEEWKMVVETKKILDPKIKVTATCVRVPVFVGHSEAINIEFEDEISAAQAKSILREAPGVMLIDKHEDGGYVTPIECVGEYATFISRVREDSTVDNGLSLWCVSDNLRKGAALNAVQIAELLGRRHLKKAA; this is encoded by the coding sequence ATGGGCTACCGTGTCGTGGTCGCAGGCGCCACCGGCAATGTCGGGCGTGAAATGCTGAACATCCTCGCCGAGCGGGAATTCCCGATCGACGAGCTCGCCGTGCTCGCGTCGTCGCGCAGCCAGGGCGACGAGATCGACTTCGGCGAGACCGGCAAGAAGTTCAAGGTCCAGAACATCGAGCATTTCGATCCCACCGGCTGGGACATGGCGCTGTTCGCGATCGGATCGGAAGGCAGCGCGCTCCACGCCCCGCGTTTCGCCGCAGCGGGCTGCACGGTGATCGACAATGCGTCGCTCTATCGCATGGATCCGGACGTGCCGCTGATCGTGCCCGAAGTGAATCCCGAAGCGATTGACGGCTACAAGAAGCGCAACATCATCGCGAACCCGAACTGCTCTACGGCGCAGATGGTTGTGGCGCTCAAGCCGCTCCACGATGCCGCCAAGATCAAGCGCGTGGTCGTCGCGACCTATCAGTCGGTCTCCGGCGCGGGCAAGGCGGGGATGGATGAGCTGTTCGAGCAGAGCCGCAACATCTTCGTCGGCGATCCTGCGACGCCGAGCAAGTTCACCAAGCAGATCGCGTTCAACGTGATCCCGCACATCGACAGCTTCCTCGACGACGGCTCGACCAAGGAAGAGTGGAAGATGGTGGTCGAGACCAAGAAGATCCTCGATCCCAAGATCAAGGTGACCGCCACTTGCGTGCGCGTACCCGTGTTCGTCGGGCACTCGGAAGCGATCAACATCGAATTCGAAGACGAGATCTCGGCGGCGCAGGCCAAGTCCATCCTGCGCGAGGCGCCCGGGGTGATGTTGATCGACAAGCATGAGGACGGCGGATACGTCACGCCGATCGAATGCGTCGGCGAATACGCCACCTTCATCAGCCGCGTCCGTGAGGATTCGACGGTGGATAATGGCCTGTCGCTGTGGTGCGTGAGCGACAACCTCCGCAAGGGCGCGGCGCTTAACGCGGTCCAGATCGCCGAACTGCTCGGTCGCCGGCATCTGAAGAAGGCGGCCTGA
- a CDS encoding cache domain-containing protein, with product MLAKFNALPLATKTTVLTIAALLTLALTIFVIADRSITADAGRQAAERQETNMRVAWDVLRGQGDEFRAEGDDLYVGDKKLNDWTQPVDLVKTLVGGTATVFRGDKRITTNVTKPDGTRAVGTPLAAGPARDTVLGKGEAFRGDADILGRAFFTAYDPIKDKNGKVIGVLYVGIPKDEALAAVASLRWSMGIGVLLATLLITGVIFALNRAMFRPLGSMNAAMQDLAKGATSTDIPGRERRDEIGRMAEALVSFRDAAIARERIEASSRASDAERQTAMAVLNESLRCVSQGDLSTTLGASFPASYAELRTNFNDALGALSTLVGTVLDSTDTIRNGATEIATASEDLARRTESNAASLEETAAAVTQMNGRVGETASAATRTVERADGAITIVSGGRAVADQAVQAMSRVAAGAKGIDSVIEGLDKIAFQTRVLAMNAAVEAGRAGEAGRGFAVVADLVSALAMRSEEEAARARDQLTATQTDIVSAVDAVEKVDSALSEIVGTVGEVHGLVARIATDNSAQSSAIGEISTAIGAMDRSTQQNAAMVEETSAAARNLSEQVDRLATQARAFRVQEEPRTARRDVFEVAGPTTAQ from the coding sequence ATGCTCGCCAAGTTCAACGCACTGCCGCTCGCCACCAAGACGACGGTGCTCACCATTGCCGCGCTGCTCACGCTCGCGCTCACCATCTTCGTGATCGCCGACCGCTCGATCACCGCCGATGCGGGGCGCCAGGCGGCCGAGCGCCAGGAGACCAACATGCGCGTCGCCTGGGACGTGCTGCGCGGCCAAGGCGATGAATTCCGCGCCGAGGGCGACGATCTCTATGTCGGCGACAAGAAGCTCAACGACTGGACTCAGCCGGTCGATTTGGTGAAGACCCTGGTCGGCGGCACCGCCACGGTGTTCCGCGGCGACAAGCGCATCACCACCAACGTCACCAAGCCAGACGGCACGCGCGCAGTCGGCACCCCCCTCGCCGCCGGCCCGGCGCGCGATACCGTGCTCGGCAAGGGCGAAGCGTTTCGCGGCGACGCCGACATCCTCGGTCGCGCCTTCTTCACCGCCTATGACCCGATCAAGGACAAGAACGGCAAGGTCATCGGCGTGCTCTATGTCGGCATTCCCAAGGACGAAGCGCTCGCCGCCGTCGCCTCGCTGCGCTGGTCGATGGGGATCGGTGTGCTCCTGGCCACGCTGCTGATCACCGGCGTCATCTTCGCCCTCAACCGCGCGATGTTCCGCCCGCTCGGCAGCATGAACGCCGCGATGCAGGACCTCGCCAAGGGCGCGACCAGCACCGACATCCCCGGCCGCGAGCGTCGCGACGAGATCGGCCGCATGGCCGAAGCGCTGGTCAGCTTCCGCGACGCCGCGATCGCCCGCGAGCGGATCGAGGCAAGTAGCCGCGCGTCGGATGCCGAACGCCAGACCGCGATGGCCGTGCTCAACGAATCGCTCCGCTGCGTTTCGCAAGGCGACCTCAGCACCACGCTCGGCGCCAGCTTCCCGGCGAGCTATGCCGAGTTGCGCACTAACTTCAATGATGCGCTGGGCGCGCTGTCGACGCTGGTCGGCACCGTGCTCGACAGCACCGACACGATACGCAACGGCGCGACCGAGATCGCTACCGCGTCCGAAGACCTGGCCCGCCGCACCGAGAGCAACGCCGCCAGTCTGGAAGAAACCGCCGCCGCGGTCACCCAGATGAACGGCCGCGTCGGCGAAACCGCATCGGCTGCCACTCGCACCGTCGAGCGTGCCGATGGCGCGATCACCATCGTCTCGGGCGGCCGCGCAGTCGCCGACCAGGCGGTACAGGCGATGAGCCGGGTCGCCGCAGGCGCCAAGGGCATCGACAGCGTGATCGAAGGGCTCGACAAGATCGCCTTCCAGACGCGCGTGCTCGCGATGAACGCCGCCGTCGAAGCGGGCCGTGCCGGTGAGGCCGGCCGCGGCTTTGCAGTCGTCGCCGACCTCGTCAGCGCGCTGGCGATGCGTTCGGAAGAAGAAGCCGCCCGCGCCCGCGACCAGCTCACCGCCACCCAGACCGATATCGTCTCTGCAGTCGATGCCGTCGAGAAAGTCGATTCGGCGCTGTCCGAGATCGTCGGCACCGTCGGCGAGGTCCATGGCCTGGTCGCGCGGATCGCAACCGACAATTCGGCGCAGTCCTCCGCGATCGGCGAGATCAGCACTGCGATCGGCGCGATGGACCGCTCGACTCAGCAGAACGCGGCGATGGTCGAGGAAACCTCGGCCGCGGCACGCAACCTGTCCGAGCAGGTCGATCGCCTCGCCACCCAGGCCCGCGCCTTCCGCGTCCAGGAAGAGCCGCGCACCGCGCGGCGCGACGTCTTCGAAGTCGCCGGGCCTACCACCGCACAGTAA